A region from the Macrobrachium nipponense isolate FS-2020 chromosome 47, ASM1510439v2, whole genome shotgun sequence genome encodes:
- the LOC135204400 gene encoding uncharacterized protein LOC135204400, protein MERLLRPPRFEVDPDSAQAAKEWTHWLRTFTNFVQAVQLTTPTLDKLVLLTNYVAPSVYDFVSECETYEKAEEVLTSLYVKPKNEIFARHYLLLAGKTQARTLEMAQKHSASYSSAEPVNAAVSAVNREEESSSAENNSESVSAATSGARCFFCGNNRHPRTQCPAKDAVCLKCKKQGHYARVCRSVKQVSGSSSPKYSAAMLASIVGASPKCLEKSITPLKLNGSSVSALIDTGSSDSFVRHDVVDLNN, encoded by the exons ATGGAACGACTTCTACGCCCTCCCCGGTTCGAGGTGGACCCTGACTCTGCCCAGGCCGCCAAGGAGTGGACACACTGGCTGAGGACATTTACAAACTTCGTTCAAGCAGTGCAGCTGACTACCCCTACGCTTGACAAACTGGTTCTTCTCACTAACTATGTGGCTCCTAGTGTGTATGACTTTGTTTCTGAGTGTGAGACTTATGAGAAGGCTGAAGAGGTTCTGACATCTTTGTACGTGAaaccaaagaatgaaatatttgccaGACATTACTTGCTACTCGCAGGCAAAACTCAG GCCCGCACTCTGGAAATGGCCCAGAAGCATTCAGCCTCCTACTCTTCAGCAGAACCTGTCAATGCTGCTGTGTCAGCAGTGAATCGAGAGGAGGAATCATCTAGTGCTGAAAATAACAGTGAGTCTGTTTCTGCTGCTACTTCTGGTGCTCGATGTTTTTTTTGTGGGAACAACCGGCATCCCCGGACTCAGTGTCCTGCTAAAGACGCAGTGTGTTTGAAATGTAAGAAGCAAGGGCATTATGCTAGGGTGTGCCGCTCTGTGAAACAGGTGAGTGGCTCTTCTAGCCCAAAATATTCTGCAGCAATGCTAGCTTCAATAGTGGGGGCCTCCCCTAAGTGTCTTGAAAAATCCATAACACCTCTCAAGCTTAATGGTAGCTCTGTCAGTGCCCTTATTGATACTGGGAGTTCAGACAGCTTTGTGCGTCATGATGTAGTGGACCTAAACAACTAA